Proteins found in one Tepidimicrobium xylanilyticum genomic segment:
- a CDS encoding winged helix-turn-helix transcriptional regulator: protein MYENKLEKDIRCPLEYGLDIFGGKWKSRVICVLAEKKVLRYSAIRKEMINITDSVLASTLKELINDGIVKREQYNEIPPRVEYSLTDKGKSVVPILQTICQWSGAFYKEDNGNKLFQCQKCDFNK from the coding sequence ATGTATGAAAATAAGCTAGAAAAGGATATTCGTTGCCCTTTAGAGTATGGATTAGATATTTTTGGAGGTAAGTGGAAGTCTCGTGTTATCTGTGTTTTGGCTGAGAAAAAAGTTTTACGATATAGTGCTATTCGCAAGGAAATGATTAATATTACAGATTCTGTTTTGGCATCTACATTAAAAGAATTAATAAATGATGGTATTGTAAAAAGAGAGCAATACAATGAAATACCACCACGTGTCGAATACAGCTTAACCGACAAGGGAAAATCCGTTGTACCAATTTTACAAACTATATGTCAATGGTCTGGAGCCTTTTATAAAGAAGATAACGGAAATAAACTATTCCAATGTCAAAAATGCGATTTTAATAAATAA